In the genome of Daucus carota subsp. sativus chromosome 9, DH1 v3.0, whole genome shotgun sequence, the window CAATGGGTGTCACCacttcacttttctttccttttcacactacttttactccactatctttttttatacaaaaaaagattaatgggtcccaccacttcacccacttttctttttcttttccactactttattcatatttcttaatttCCATGCCCAACCCATTCAATAAGCAATGGGAGGGACGTAGGGAGTATTTCCTTGTCAATTTCTCACATATTGTAGGGAGTATTTCCTTGTCAATTTCTCACATTGTGATATAGATAATACTTGTCGGAGGTTCAATTTTTGGTAAAGTATTTTGACTAGTCATGAACACAAGTTTACGGTAGAGCTTTTGACTTGTTGAATGATTAGTTCTCGATATGTTTACGCACTGTTATAGAAATCGGGAATAGAActtaatcggttgagctaccgattcaaagattaatcggaaagattaatcgtagtgaaaatcggatttattttaatattaaaatattatttaatatttaattattattatattagctattttagtaactaatatatttactatattcacaaactctataattattcatatttaaagtaatatagtattttaattttaataatttatcatatatatttcgattaagaaatatatataaggattaatcggatttcaaaaatcgaatcggtgaCCAACCTTacaggggattaatcggggattaatcgttaaatcggggatttttaaaaTACCGTGTTCGAGTAATTTGTCGACTTCCAACCTTTATACAAGTCATTTGAGTTTATTATATAAGTTCTCAATATATCATAATAGCCTCTGCTACATGTAAGATCTCGATAATATCACAAACTTTACTATAGACTTGAGAATGCGGTATACTTGGATTGTCAATGTGTTTGTTCGTAATTTTGTACTAAAAaaattagagcaagtccaacaatgtcctaaatGAATGTCTTAAGCTCAAATTTAAGATATTTAGAGGAAATGTGTGCTGCAACAATGTCctgccttaaatcactaggatatCGAACAAATGCCTCATTTTTAGGGCGCTACTATGCATGTCCTAAAccaattttttcaataaaatattagctCCCCTCCGTTCCACTATATCTCTCTCCTCTTACTTTTTCACTTCCCTCTAAtactaattcaaataaattattagtttaataataaggcacaGTTATAAGACATGTTGCTGGAGTTCATATATCAcaatgatgtcctaaatcacttgtttggacattgttggacttacTCTTATGTAGTAGGAatagtgtttaaaaataattgcaCTACGGATATTTCTCTCTTCACATTCAAGTAGCTACAATAAAGATTTCAACATGAGAAGATAATCAAGACCATGCCCAGGACGATTTATTTCTAAAGCTGAGATTAAATAGGTTTGCGATATGAGGAATGTTATCAGATGTAAAGAGGTAAATTATACTACATGCCGACAAGTCAAATGACCTACCGAACGCTCATGATTGATATTGGAAACTAAGTTGCCGACAAGAAAACTATACCCCGCGCTTATATTATATCGTATTCTCAAGCCTGCAAGAAATTTCAATAATACCTCAAATGAAGAAAATAGAAATAGGATAGAAGTTTTGAAAACATTGAGTACAAAATTGTAATAAtgaaatttgagaagaaattgagtatGAGAGAGAATTGAGCATTCTTTCTCAAATTAGGAGTGAGATATCTAGTATAGGATACAAGCAATGGAAGaagattgaaatttataaacatttgCCTATAAGATCATCTCCAATGAGATTGGTTAAATTAGACacgtaagatattatgtaaaatttgttaaacacacgtgttattattattatgtcaaaCACAACATACTTAAttggaaaagaaaaacaatttatcCTGGATAAAAAGAGCATATCGCCCCCCAGTTTGCTTCTTGCCTTAGTCACCAGATtctaaaaccaaaccaaaccaagatataaaagagaataaCAGGTCTGACAGAGATGTTTATCAACATTTTGTCGAACCCTGCATGCTCAGTGACGTCATGATCAGCAATAAAAAACAGCCAAAGCACAAAACAGCTAGTTAACTTTCTATACGATCATCATGCAGAATAATTATCATCTGGACAATTACAAACTTGTACCATGTGCCATTCAATAAACCTAGGTTGTTATAACGGCCTCATAGCTGTTCTTTGAGAAATAACGAAATGGGATACAAGAACTTGATCAATTTGGAATACTAACAGGCTTTTCTTATTTATTGTGCTCCGCTCCgctaaatttcaaaaaactgTTTTCTCTACCAGAAGGATATCCCAAGGCATTGGCAAACATCCTCTTCGCAGCTCCAGTTTGCTCCTTTTTTATGTTGGCCTTCTGAGCTTCACTTATTCCAAATTTAGGAATCTTCCTTCTTAGAGCAGCTTGTTTAATCACCTCGTTACCAGTAGTTGACAATGCAGCACCATCATATTCGACAATTTCTGTTTCACCTTGAATGTAACTTCTGCTAGATAGAGTTTGACCATCTTTAAGAATATCCAATTCTGAATTTGTTGAAGGACTAATCCTCACTTCAATATTAATATCATCAATATCCTGGCAATAATCCCTATTACTGCCATTTACCTCATCATGCCACTCTTTTTTTTTACCAAGGGCGTGCACAATCATTCGACGAGCAACCACAGGATTGCTGGGTGGCTTCTGCTTTAAAGGTAAATATGCTACACCTTCACCTGCTGCAAATATTTGGCGACGGGCGGCCAAATAAGCTGCTTCTCTCTCAGCAACTGAAACATGTAGATCTGTCTTTACTGCACTTACCCCTGAAATTAAGCAAGTTACAGAAATTAGTGTAAAAGATGGCTCCTCTATCTTACATACATTCTTAAGAGTGAATGCATCTCAGTGCTAATTTATGCAAACCTAAGGGGTGGCAAGATTCAACACAACAGGAAAACCCAATACACATTTGACCTAAAACACAAAGTAGGATCACTTCGTTTCACCTAAATTTTACCCAGAATACATACACATTACATACTCAAAGAGAACACTCATAATAACACGTATAAAATTTCTTCACTTCTGTTTCCCAATGTCAAAACTTGTAAATCTTTAGATTGTTGGGTGGAGGTTGTGTGCTTTCAAAGTTCTAACAATCATATTCATTGCATAATGACCACATCCTAAACAAACAGTTTAGAATGTATTATCAAGCATTAAACATCCAAAATGATTGACAAGGGGGGTAAAAACTACCAAAACAAACAagcaaatattaaatatcactTATAGTATTAGTGGTAAAATTTGAAGAGAAACAAATAATGAAAATGGGCTTACTGAGGCTCAAGATAGTGCTTGCTATAATATCCTTACAGAAGGGAAAAAAATTACCTTGTGAGGCTTCTGCTCTTGACACAATATCTGATGCTACTATAGGTCGATGCTCATCGTCGTGTGCCCATAGCAAATCACTGACAAGAACAGAAGGTCTGCAACTCCATTACAGAAAAGAAAACGAATTTTAAGAGACATGAACAATTAATTAGATGATTACAAACACATATTCCAGTGAAAAAACAAAATACCAATGACCAGAAAACGAGACTGCACAAAAAATCCATAATTGCCACAAGAAAACAGCTGACAACCACTAGAATAATACTCATAAGAAGACAGACACTAAGACAATGAGGTTGTTTGGAGTTTGGCTTTACtcaaaaaagttattttttggTGGGGGGTGGGGGCTGATTAGGGTTTAATAGTACTCCTCTCGCAAAAGAAAGTGGAAAACACTAATGTATTAGTCCAATCATAAAACTCTAAATAGATTACAAACTAATATTCCTATACATAATGAACTTAAAGTACTATCCTGATACAAATCAAAATCTAATAGatattctaaataaaattataaccgACTAAACAGATTAAATATGCTTCCACAGCCTCCAATACTGCTCCCAAATAGTTTCACGTTTCTTTTGCCCTGCACCATTTATTACTTGAGGTTCTTAATATCAATTTTAAGTAGCAagttccaaaaaaaataaaagtaccTTCAAggcttttaatttttaactcatTTTTCACAAGTAATTTACCCGAACACACACATTTCAACTTAAAGATAAGGGCACTTAAAAGCAATGTCAAACACGATAaataaatttagcaaaaaaaaaaaagaacataaGCAATTCTAAAACAGACAGACGAGGTAGAAACCTTTTTTCTTCTCCATAAGCTAATATAATCATCTCTGCAGAACAGTATCTGAACTTAAACccgacccgatggatacccgacccgattgggtctacccgaacccgatttttttggatctggatctggattTGGGTCTTATTTTTGGACCCGAaaaagtttggatctggatctggatcttagGTGTCCCGAACCGAtgcccgacccgaaacccgatctGGACCCGAAACCGATTAAAacccgatatatatatatatatatatatatatatatatatatatatttatatatttatataaatgtttatttttgtttttttcatatatttacagTATATGATTTATGTactatttatatgtttattttattactGATGTCCCATAGTTTATTCTTTAGTAATAATGTATACAGTAATACAAAACAAAAGACTCTCTACTCGAGTCACAAGTACGCACATACAGTTTAGAATTAGGGTTCCCACGAGTCCACGATACTTCTCAGTTCTCAGCCGCAGCCGCGAGTCGCTGTCCCAATGAGTCGGCTTCCTTCTGCCACTGATTTGTGAACTTAATGGAGTAATGTCATGTGCTCGGAGactatttattatttgttgtcAGATTATGTAATGAGGAATGGTCATCCTGGTCATCATTTTGTGTTAGAGGTTTGTTTATTTTGAGTGTTTTTTGTGAATAATTTGCAAGTTTGCGTCAACCTGAATTCTGCAACAGTTAGTCTGTTGGTTATGTAGCAAACAGGATTTGGGTCCAGGTCCGGGTCCGGATATCGGGTAAAATCCGATttgtttcgggtttcgggtaaaATCAGATCCGATCCGAAATCCGGTTGGATCCGATTCGGGTCTCACTTTTCGGATTTTTTCGAGTCCGGGCCCGAATCGGGTATTATCAAAATTTTCGGGtctggatctggatcttcaaaaaCCCGGCCCGATCCGACCTGTTGTCATGCCTAATCTCTGATCCACATCATAAACAATAGTTCGCGCAATTAAGTAAATGTGTACATTGATAGATATCCTGAAccgaaacccgacacgaacctGAAACATGAGCTAaacccgattatatatatataatgtatgtatatatatataggcaagtgatcaaatagaaactaatgttattctagaaactagaaaccactcccacaatcactgtttataactacaaatatcactcgtttatacactatttatcactattttatgcagTTAAATTAGCGATTTTTATTGTTGATAATTGAGAAAGTTTACTTATGTTTACTATTGGttatcgattattgatgatcatttatagttgtaggaggactatgatggtaaaaaaatgatgagatgAGGTGTGTGGTGGTGGTAAATAATCACTAGTAATGGCAAGTTATGGTAACAAGCGGTGGTAGGTCAATCGTGGGTATAGGTGACCGCGGTAGCAGTGGAATGGGTTTATAATGATGCCCGGAGGTTCATCAATGTGTtatgagtgaagatgatgatgatatatgttgtatatatgtatatttatatatctatatttctgagatttcttgtatagaaaatagtgatttgtgatgtacaaacgagtgatatttgcagttaaaataagtgataaaaaattggtcagatactagtttctagtttctaggctaatttagtttctagtggagtaagcccctatatatatatatatgtatgtatgtatgtatgtatgtatgtatgtatgaagATTTACGGTGATTTAAAGAAGGCAAAGTTGCCACTTTCACCGGGTGCTAAGCTCACTGGATTTCTCAATTCACGTTTCACCACAGGAGGAGATGCTGAATAAGGCAAAATTTCAGGAGCTAATTCGTCAGATACATCGCCTGCAACTTCAACCTCCAGATCATGCCCAAGCAAACCCCCATGAAAATTTTCCATCACCGACATTAAGAAATCATTacctttttaaaagaaataactaTTTTCTATagt includes:
- the LOC108214862 gene encoding uncharacterized protein LOC108214862 isoform X2, with the protein product MNPYNRLLLHRLAEIFGFSHQSVGEGDRRHLVLERCSETSIPSVLVSDLLWAHDDEHRPIVASDIVSRAEASQGVSAVKTDLHVSVAEREAAYLAARRQIFAAGEGVAYLPLKQKPPSNPVVARRMIVHALGKKKEWHDEVNGSNRDYCQDIDDINIEVRISPSTNSELDILKDGQTLSSRSYIQGETEIVEYDGAALSTTGNEVIKQAALRRKIPKFGISEAQKANIKKEQTGAAKRMFANALGYPSGRENSFLKFSGAEHNK
- the LOC108214862 gene encoding uncharacterized protein LOC108214862 isoform X1 — its product is MSLAEYAMVEELAYLVKNNLECKHLVLSAEQTLIDFLKDDKRSNAALELQPMNPYNRLLLHRLAEIFGFSHQSVGEGDRRHLVLERCSETSIPSVLVSDLLWAHDDEHRPIVASDIVSRAEASQGVSAVKTDLHVSVAEREAAYLAARRQIFAAGEGVAYLPLKQKPPSNPVVARRMIVHALGKKKEWHDEVNGSNRDYCQDIDDINIEVRISPSTNSELDILKDGQTLSSRSYIQGETEIVEYDGAALSTTGNEVIKQAALRRKIPKFGISEAQKANIKKEQTGAAKRMFANALGYPSGRENSFLKFSGAEHNK